One Pleurocapsa sp. PCC 7327 DNA segment encodes these proteins:
- a CDS encoding DUF4359 domain-containing protein — protein MTMKIGQRLMWVGGVAIVGMGGLLVVTNPSNQAYEQYATERLTLYLKEEGCTQVSEKLDGIVQSFCKSLVDTARPQIKQLIAQQTKRQNYLLFSIYQTKLSPPAPAPGYYFETIGALENFYTYQVEEL, from the coding sequence ATGACGATGAAAATTGGGCAGCGATTAATGTGGGTTGGGGGAGTTGCGATAGTTGGCATGGGCGGATTGCTGGTCGTTACCAATCCGAGCAATCAAGCCTACGAACAGTACGCAACGGAAAGACTAACGCTTTACCTAAAAGAAGAGGGTTGTACGCAAGTATCAGAGAAATTAGACGGGATCGTACAAAGTTTTTGCAAATCTTTGGTCGATACGGCACGACCTCAAATCAAACAACTGATCGCACAACAGACAAAACGGCAGAACTATCTGTTGTTTAGTATCTATCAAACCAAATTGTCGCCTCCCGCCCCCGCACCGGGTTACTACTTTGAGACTATTGGTGCCTTAGAAAATTTTTATACCTACCAAGTCGAGGAATTGTAG
- a CDS encoding cupin domain-containing protein — protein sequence MNNDSHDHKHGDDTNEVLQLSEHEEITRTPPWGTVTVLEEGSRYRINRIVVKPGHYISTQMHYHRSEHWIVVSGTAKVICNGEEKLLKQKESTYVPMNTPHRVENPGVIPLVMIEVQNGEYLGDDDIIRFSEI from the coding sequence ATGAACAACGACTCGCATGACCATAAGCACGGCGATGATACCAACGAAGTCCTTCAGTTATCCGAACATGAAGAAATTACTAGAACTCCTCCTTGGGGAACCGTTACCGTACTAGAAGAAGGATCTCGCTATCGCATCAATCGCATCGTCGTCAAACCGGGGCACTACATTAGCACTCAGATGCACTATCATCGCAGCGAACACTGGATAGTTGTTTCTGGGACGGCGAAAGTTATTTGTAATGGAGAGGAAAAGTTACTCAAGCAAAAGGAATCGACTTACGTTCCCATGAATACTCCTCACCGCGTTGAAAATCCAGGAGTGATTCCATTGGTAATGATCGAAGTCCAAAACGGAGAGTATTTGGGGGATGATGACATCATTCGCTTTTCAGAAATTTAG